The genomic DNA CCTGCGCGTGCGGGTGCGGCGCGAACTCCACCCGCCCCTCCTCGCCGGCTACCTTCTGCGCCAGGTCGCGCACCTCGATCTCGCGGCCCAGGCCGCCGTTAATCACCGAGCCGGCGGCGTTCGACTCGCCCGCCCGGCCTATGAGGTCCGCGCAGTCGTCCACGTACAACAGGTCGCGCGTCTGGCGGCCGTCGCCGAAGACGACGAGCGATTCCCCCCTGAGGAAATGATTCAGGAACGTCACGACGACGCCGCCCTCGCCGTCGGTCCGCTGGAACGGGCCGTAAGTATTGAAGGGGCGGAGGATGAGGGCGTGCAGGCCGTAGGCGTGGTAATACGACAGCGTCAGGTTCTCGCCCGCCAGCTTGGCCGCGGCGTACGGCGACGCGGGCCTGGTCGGGTAGCGTTCGTTTATGGGCGTCCCGTCCACCGCCGGCGCGTACACCAGGCAGGTGGAGACGTAGATGAACCGGCTCGCCTGCTTGCGGGCGAACTCCAACGCCCTGAACGTGCCGACCACGTCCGACTGGAAGGTCGCGGCGGGGTCGTCGATGGATTCCTGGACGTTGATGGCCGCGGCGAGGTGATAGATTATGTCGAAGCGCTCGTCGGCCAATCGGCGCCACGTCGCGTCGTCGCAAATGTCGCCCTCGTGCAGGCCCTCGTAGCCGCTCTTCCCGTCGAATTCGGCCAAATTCTCCACGAAACCGTTCGAAAGGTTGTCGAGCGCGAGGACGTCGTACGCGCGGCCCAGCAGCCACCCTACGACGTGCCGGCCTATGAAGCCCGCGCCCCCCGTAACCAGCGCTCTCATAACGCGAACTCCTCCTCTCA from bacterium includes the following:
- a CDS encoding NAD-dependent epimerase/dehydratase family protein, which translates into the protein MRALVTGGAGFIGRHVVGWLLGRAYDVLALDNLSNGFVENLAEFDGKSGYEGLHEGDICDDATWRRLADERFDIIYHLAAAINVQESIDDPAATFQSDVVGTFRALEFARKQASRFIYVSTCLVYAPAVDGTPINERYPTRPASPYAAAKLAGENLTLSYYHAYGLHALILRPFNTYGPFQRTDGEGGVVVTFLNHFLRGESLVVFGDGRQTRDLLYVDDCADLIGRAGESNAAGSVINGGLGREIEVRDLAQKVAGEEGRVEFAPHPHAQAEVWRLVCDNAKAGQLLDWRPKVHLDEGIAKTRAWMAEKLK